From Hydractinia symbiolongicarpus strain clone_291-10 chromosome 11, HSymV2.1, whole genome shotgun sequence, the proteins below share one genomic window:
- the LOC130613927 gene encoding septin-7-like isoform X3: protein MASKNNKKEKDQKEQDSGTLKRLVFVTGSLRRQKKKGHASSPTTPRTPMSPGPDDNNISLYDDGSEGSSITDGPVTSPTTKKGLENYVGFANLPNQVFRKSVKRGFQFTLMVVGETGLGKSTLINSLFLTDIYTPSEYEDAASKFGKTMTVNASTFELKEGGVRLQLTVVDTPGFGDNIDNTDCWNSVIQNIESKFEDYLNAESRVNRTTIQDTRVHCCLYFIAPTGHGLKPLDIEFMKKLHNKVNIVPVIAKADTLTADECYKFKQQILKEIEENQINIYRFPPLSDDEAESDLASLRRIPFAVVGSNTVLEVGGKKIRGRKYPWGIVEVENIDHCDFIALRNLLIRTHMQDLIDVTNDVHYENFRSDRLSVLTGGGASITSAALNINPMEQIEREREDQEKKLKKMEQEMEQVFEMKVKEKKKKLKDSESEFNRKFEVTMRTLEQSRKELEERRKKFQQEKEQFEAASHAEGFNSSRSSSRSSLKPGEKDKQKKQKKFF from the exons atggcttctaaaaataataaaaaggaaaaagacCAAAAGGAGCAGGACAGTGGAACGCTGAAAAGATTGGTGTTTGTAACGGGAAGTTTGAGAAGGCAAAAGAAAAAG GGACATGCTTCTTCTCCAACAACACCCCGAACTCCGATGAGTCCAGGTCCTGATGACAACAATATATCATTGTATGACGATGGATCTGAAGGTTCTTCCATCACAGATGGACCAGTTACTAGC ccTACGACAAAGAAGGGCTTGGAAAATTATGTTGGGTTTGCAAATCTTCCTAATCAAGTTTTTCGTAAAAGCGTAAAACGTGGATTTCAATTTACTTTAATGGTTGTAG gtgaaACTGGATTAGGTAAATCAACTTTAATCAACTCATTATTTCTAACTGATATATACACTCCATCTGAGTACGAAGATGCAGCTTCCAAATTTGGCAAAACCATGACG GTTAATGCGTCAACATTTGAACTAAAAGAAGGTGGAGTTCGTTTACAGTTAACTGTTGTTGACACTCCAGGATTTGGTGATAATATTGACAATACAGATTG TTGGAATTCCGTCATTCAAAATATAGAAAGTAAATTTGAAGACTACTTAAATGCTGAATCAAGAGTTAATAGAACGACTATCCAAGATACTAGAGTACACtgctgtttatattttattgcaCCAACTGGCCATGG GTTAAAACCTTTGGATATagaatttatgaaaaaattacACAATAAG GTGAATATAGTTCCAGTCATTGCGAAGGCTGACACACTTACAGCAGATGAATGTTACAAATTTAAACAACAG ATATTGAAAGAAATTGAGGagaatcagataaatatctACAGGTTTCCTCCACTAAGCGATGATGAAGCAGAAAGTGATTTAGCATCCTTAAGA AGAATACCATTTGCAGTTGTGGGAAGCAATACCGTCTTAGAAGTAGGAGGTAAAAAAATTCGCGGAAGAAAATACCCATGGGGAATAGTGGAAG ttgaaAATATCGACCACTGTGACTTTATCGCATTACGAAACCTTCTAATCAG AACACACATGCAAGACCTTATTGACGTCACGAACGATGTCCACTATGAAAATTTCCGAAGTGATCGCCTGTCTGTTCTCACTGGTGGAGGTGCATCTATCACGAG TGCTGCTTTAAATATCAACCCTATGGAACAAATCGAACGAGAGCGTGAAgatcaagaaaaaaaactaaagaaGATGGAACAGGAAATGGAACAAGTTTTTGAAATGAaagtaaaagagaaaaaaaaaaagctgAAAGATTCCGAATCTGAA ttcaatCGCAAATTCGAAGTTACGATGCGCACTCTCGAACAAAGTCGCAAAGAACTTGAAGAACGTCGTAAAAAGTTTCAACAAGAGAAAGAACAGTTCGAAGCCGCCTCTCATGCGGAAGGATTCAATAGTAGCAGGTCCAGTAGTAGATCTTCTTTAAA GCCAGGAGAGAAggataaacaaaagaaacagaAGAAATTTTTCTAG
- the LOC130613927 gene encoding septin-7-like isoform X4, whose amino-acid sequence MRSAVVVSKSIISPTTKKGLENYVGFANLPNQVFRKSVKRGFQFTLMVVGETGLGKSTLINSLFLTDIYTPSEYEDAASKFGKTMTVNASTFELKEGGVRLQLTVVDTPGFGDNIDNTDCWNSVIQNIESKFEDYLNAESRVNRTTIQDTRVHCCLYFIAPTGHGLKPLDIEFMKKLHNKVNIVPVIAKADTLTADECYKFKQQILKEIEENQINIYRFPPLSDDEAESDLASLRRIPFAVVGSNTVLEVGGKKIRGRKYPWGIVEVENIDHCDFIALRNLLIRTHMQDLIDVTNDVHYENFRSDRLSVLTGGGASITSAALNINPMEQIEREREDQEKKLKKMEQEMEQVFEMKVKEKKKKLKDSESEFNRKFEVTMRTLEQSRKELEERRKKFQQEKEQFEAASHAEGFNSSRSSSRSSLKPGEKDKQKKQKKFF is encoded by the exons atgagaAGTGCTGTGGTGGTTTCTAAAAGTATAATTTCG ccTACGACAAAGAAGGGCTTGGAAAATTATGTTGGGTTTGCAAATCTTCCTAATCAAGTTTTTCGTAAAAGCGTAAAACGTGGATTTCAATTTACTTTAATGGTTGTAG gtgaaACTGGATTAGGTAAATCAACTTTAATCAACTCATTATTTCTAACTGATATATACACTCCATCTGAGTACGAAGATGCAGCTTCCAAATTTGGCAAAACCATGACG GTTAATGCGTCAACATTTGAACTAAAAGAAGGTGGAGTTCGTTTACAGTTAACTGTTGTTGACACTCCAGGATTTGGTGATAATATTGACAATACAGATTG TTGGAATTCCGTCATTCAAAATATAGAAAGTAAATTTGAAGACTACTTAAATGCTGAATCAAGAGTTAATAGAACGACTATCCAAGATACTAGAGTACACtgctgtttatattttattgcaCCAACTGGCCATGG GTTAAAACCTTTGGATATagaatttatgaaaaaattacACAATAAG GTGAATATAGTTCCAGTCATTGCGAAGGCTGACACACTTACAGCAGATGAATGTTACAAATTTAAACAACAG ATATTGAAAGAAATTGAGGagaatcagataaatatctACAGGTTTCCTCCACTAAGCGATGATGAAGCAGAAAGTGATTTAGCATCCTTAAGA AGAATACCATTTGCAGTTGTGGGAAGCAATACCGTCTTAGAAGTAGGAGGTAAAAAAATTCGCGGAAGAAAATACCCATGGGGAATAGTGGAAG ttgaaAATATCGACCACTGTGACTTTATCGCATTACGAAACCTTCTAATCAG AACACACATGCAAGACCTTATTGACGTCACGAACGATGTCCACTATGAAAATTTCCGAAGTGATCGCCTGTCTGTTCTCACTGGTGGAGGTGCATCTATCACGAG TGCTGCTTTAAATATCAACCCTATGGAACAAATCGAACGAGAGCGTGAAgatcaagaaaaaaaactaaagaaGATGGAACAGGAAATGGAACAAGTTTTTGAAATGAaagtaaaagagaaaaaaaaaaagctgAAAGATTCCGAATCTGAA ttcaatCGCAAATTCGAAGTTACGATGCGCACTCTCGAACAAAGTCGCAAAGAACTTGAAGAACGTCGTAAAAAGTTTCAACAAGAGAAAGAACAGTTCGAAGCCGCCTCTCATGCGGAAGGATTCAATAGTAGCAGGTCCAGTAGTAGATCTTCTTTAAA GCCAGGAGAGAAggataaacaaaagaaacagaAGAAATTTTTCTAG
- the LOC130613927 gene encoding septin-7-like isoform X5 — translation MAEETPSKPTTKKGLENYVGFANLPNQVFRKSVKRGFQFTLMVVGETGLGKSTLINSLFLTDIYTPSEYEDAASKFGKTMTVNASTFELKEGGVRLQLTVVDTPGFGDNIDNTDCWNSVIQNIESKFEDYLNAESRVNRTTIQDTRVHCCLYFIAPTGHGLKPLDIEFMKKLHNKVNIVPVIAKADTLTADECYKFKQQILKEIEENQINIYRFPPLSDDEAESDLASLRRIPFAVVGSNTVLEVGGKKIRGRKYPWGIVEVENIDHCDFIALRNLLIRTHMQDLIDVTNDVHYENFRSDRLSVLTGGGASITSAALNINPMEQIEREREDQEKKLKKMEQEMEQVFEMKVKEKKKKLKDSESEFNRKFEVTMRTLEQSRKELEERRKKFQQEKEQFEAASHAEGFNSSRSSSRSSLKPGEKDKQKKQKKFF, via the exons atggctgaaGAAACGCCTAGCAAG ccTACGACAAAGAAGGGCTTGGAAAATTATGTTGGGTTTGCAAATCTTCCTAATCAAGTTTTTCGTAAAAGCGTAAAACGTGGATTTCAATTTACTTTAATGGTTGTAG gtgaaACTGGATTAGGTAAATCAACTTTAATCAACTCATTATTTCTAACTGATATATACACTCCATCTGAGTACGAAGATGCAGCTTCCAAATTTGGCAAAACCATGACG GTTAATGCGTCAACATTTGAACTAAAAGAAGGTGGAGTTCGTTTACAGTTAACTGTTGTTGACACTCCAGGATTTGGTGATAATATTGACAATACAGATTG TTGGAATTCCGTCATTCAAAATATAGAAAGTAAATTTGAAGACTACTTAAATGCTGAATCAAGAGTTAATAGAACGACTATCCAAGATACTAGAGTACACtgctgtttatattttattgcaCCAACTGGCCATGG GTTAAAACCTTTGGATATagaatttatgaaaaaattacACAATAAG GTGAATATAGTTCCAGTCATTGCGAAGGCTGACACACTTACAGCAGATGAATGTTACAAATTTAAACAACAG ATATTGAAAGAAATTGAGGagaatcagataaatatctACAGGTTTCCTCCACTAAGCGATGATGAAGCAGAAAGTGATTTAGCATCCTTAAGA AGAATACCATTTGCAGTTGTGGGAAGCAATACCGTCTTAGAAGTAGGAGGTAAAAAAATTCGCGGAAGAAAATACCCATGGGGAATAGTGGAAG ttgaaAATATCGACCACTGTGACTTTATCGCATTACGAAACCTTCTAATCAG AACACACATGCAAGACCTTATTGACGTCACGAACGATGTCCACTATGAAAATTTCCGAAGTGATCGCCTGTCTGTTCTCACTGGTGGAGGTGCATCTATCACGAG TGCTGCTTTAAATATCAACCCTATGGAACAAATCGAACGAGAGCGTGAAgatcaagaaaaaaaactaaagaaGATGGAACAGGAAATGGAACAAGTTTTTGAAATGAaagtaaaagagaaaaaaaaaaagctgAAAGATTCCGAATCTGAA ttcaatCGCAAATTCGAAGTTACGATGCGCACTCTCGAACAAAGTCGCAAAGAACTTGAAGAACGTCGTAAAAAGTTTCAACAAGAGAAAGAACAGTTCGAAGCCGCCTCTCATGCGGAAGGATTCAATAGTAGCAGGTCCAGTAGTAGATCTTCTTTAAA GCCAGGAGAGAAggataaacaaaagaaacagaAGAAATTTTTCTAG
- the LOC130613500 gene encoding uncharacterized protein LOC130613500 yields the protein MIYREIRLSFILGISFGVLLTVLFKELVSISQHVVLYNQHDEDSTSLPLIPNDKPHEPIIFNDMDSLHHKNGDVVARELSKSVRVLCWVMTQPKTLYTKARAVKDTWGRRCNILVFFSSEADKKFPAVGLNVPEGRKNLWLKTKAAWKYVYDKYYNDADWFLKADDDSFIILENLRFFLSSYNSSKPYYFGRHFTPFGGYNSGGAGYVYSKETLRRFVRIMKDPSKCVLVSQAEDMEVGKCLAAVGVHPDDTRDELGRETFHPFPPEHHLIPGVIPKDNWIHRWSKWEVITGPDCCSDHSIAFHYITPNRMYAVEYFVYHLHAYGIHHVHDYYAYCCSVKHFRSLKKNPRKSVSGCFLIFHNNKAAVEVIVFLIYFKTFVDFTFLCYWQKSRDTFKPITEFDHETSVFSLNPNVVPRDTQSGRMKLLRGNNFNFFRELLKLIIFKTRNMTQQRREFYLSFLLGCSVGILFTIIYTEFIVAYRSCYGVTNAPNNPLITEHNIEFKSEDLSDHHENLPQISNKAPHKPIIFNDLDSLHRKGGDKIAKQLANEIRVLCWVMTQPKSLRTKGQAVKDTWGKRCNVLVFISSVEDKDFPAVGLDVPEGRENLWLKTRAAWSYIYKHHMNDADWFIKADDDSFIILENLRYFVSKYNSSQPHYFGRHFVPFGGYNSGGAGYVFSKATLKSFNRIIKDPSKCKLKSFAEDAEVGVCLAAVGIHPGDTRDALGRETFHPFAPDYHILPGAIPKDNWLHKYNKWPLQSGPECCSDHTIAFHYITPNKMYVMEYFVYHLHPYGIHHRHPKS from the exons ATGATTTATCGCGAAATTCGTCTTTCATTTATACTGGGTATTTCCTTTGGTGTGTTGTTGACTGTTTTGTTTAAAGAACTGGTGTCTATTTCCCAACACGTAGTTTTGTACAATCAACATGATGAGGATTCAACTTCTCTTCCTCTAATTCCAAATGATAAACCACATGAGCCGATAATATTCAATGATATGGATTCTTTACACCATAAAAATGGCGACGTTGTTGCTAGAGAATTATCAAAAAGTGTTCGTGTTTTGTGTTGGGTCATGACACAACCAAAAACACTATATACTAAGGCACGAGCAGTGAAAGATACCTGGGGTAGAAGATGCAATATTCTTGTGTTTTTTAGCTCAGAAGCAGACAAGAAGTTTCCAGCAGTTGGACTAAATGTCCCAGAAG GACGTAAGAATTTGTGGCTCAAGACAAAAGCGGCATGGAAATATGTGTATGATAAATACTACAATGATGCAGATTGGTTTCTTAAAGCAGAcgatgactcatttatcatccTGGAGAACTTAAGATTCTTTTTATCCTCATATAACTCAAGTAAGCCTTACTATTTTGGTCGTCACTTCACACCTTTTGGTGGTTATAATAGTGGAGGTGCTGGCTATGTTTACAGCAAAGAAACATTGCGGAGATTTGTGCGTATAATGAAAGACCCGTCTAAGTGCGTGTTAGTGTCGCAGGCTGAAGACATGGAAGTCGGGAAGTGTCTAGCCGCGGTTGGAGTCCACCCGGATGATACTAGAGATGAGTTAGGTCGAGAAACATTTCATCCGTTTCCACCGGAGCATCACTTGATCCCTGGAGTAATACCAAAAGACAACTGGATACATCGTTGGAGTAAGTGGGAGGTAATAACAGGACCAGATTGCTGTTCGGATCATTCTATTGCTTTTCATTACATAACACCGAATAGAATGTATGCTGTGGAATATTTCGTGTACCACTTACACGCCTACGGGATCCATCATGTTCATGATTA TTATGCCTACTGTTGCTCGgt GAAA CATTTTcgatcattaaaaaaaaatccaagaaaAAGTGTTTCTGGTTGTTTCTTGATTTTCCACAATAACAA AGCAGCTGTTGAAGtcattgtttttcttatttattttaaaacttttgtggaTTTTACATTCTTGTGTTA TTGGCAAAAGTCACGTGATACTTTTAAACCAATTACAG AGTTTGACCATGAAACGTCCGTGTTTTCCCTCAACCCAAACGTTGTACCACGTGACACTCAGAGCGGGAGAATGAAATTACTGCGAGGAAATAATTTCAATTTCTTTAGAGAGTTGTTGAagttaattatatttaaaact CGAAACATGACCCAACAGCGTCGAGAGTTCTATTTATCGTTTTTGCTTGGTTGTTCAGTCGGTATTTTGTTTACGATAATATACACTGAATTTATTGTAGCTTATAGATCTTGTTACGGTGTAACCAATGCACCAAATAATCCATTGATAACAGAACATAATATTGAATTTAAGTCTGAAGATCTTTCTGATCATCATGAAAACTTACCGCAAATTTCCAACAAAGCCCCGCATAAACCGATCATTTTTAATGATTTGGATAGCTTGCATCGTAAGGGCGGTGATAAAATAGCGAAACAGTTAGCCAATGAAATTCGAGTTTTATGTTGGGTTATGACGCAACCTAAAAGTTTGAGGACAAAAGGTCAAGCTGTGAAAGACACGTGGGGTAAAAGATGTAACGTACTCGTGTTCATCAGTTCAGTGGAAGATAAAGATTTCCCAGCAGTTGGATTGGATGTACCAGAAG GTCGTGAGAATTTATGGTTAAAAACACGAGCTGCGTGGAGTTACATCTACAAACATCACATGAACGACGCAGATTGGTTTATCAAAGCGGACGACGATTCGTTCATCATTCTGGAAAATTTAAGATACTTCGTCTCCAAATATAATTCTTCCCAACCGCACTACTTTGGCCGCCATTTTGTACCTTTCGGAGGTTACAATAGTGGCGGAGCAGGTTATGTGTTTAGTAAAGCGACTTTGAAAAGCTTTAATCGTATTATAAAGGATCCAAGCAAGtgtaagttaaaatcatttgctGAAGATGCAGAAGTTGGTGTGTGTTTAGCAGCTGTAGGAATACATCCGGGCGACACCAGGGATGCACTCGGACGTGAAACATTTCATCCATTTGCACCGGACTATCATATTTTACCGGGTGCTATACCAAAAGATAATTGGttacataaatataataaatggcCTTTACAATCAGGACCGGAGTGCTGTTCGGACCACACGATTGCATTTCATTACATTACGCCAAACAAAATGTATGTTATGGAATATTTTGTGTACCATTTACACCCGTATGGCATACATCACCGCCACCCTAAAAGTTGA